One window of the Lactococcus lactis genome contains the following:
- a CDS encoding YibE/F family protein, which translates to MNIKWIFKKMLLPIIFAIVAFFLVSHDQFLYEAPVGKITVAKTVSSHEVSDDFQNKDRQVTQELSIKVLNAKGAEPGNLNLKNTTTLSQTTGQIYRVGQQVILKKISGNYQIVTLKRDALIVGLLVLFIGFVISFERFRASIFLFLSLVLNLLYFVIVIALNVEFNPPVILLFGILSVIFAASSLLFVLGPTKQMLYTFITTVLTTALTFSVVLFVLKMTGNSGIHFEYLDYVTQNPSEFFFVGTMISVLGAIMDGTGDIVAGLFGMARQNKLNKINMVRKDYIKSGISIGQELIGTLTNVLFMIFMAETLPMTLLLLRNGNSWSYIATVGLNLGLLQTIISAIGIVLAVPITAVFTSFALTRSHQGKESSL; encoded by the coding sequence ATGAATATAAAATGGATATTCAAGAAAATGCTACTTCCCATAATCTTTGCTATTGTTGCATTTTTTCTTGTGAGTCATGACCAATTTTTGTACGAGGCGCCAGTTGGCAAAATTACGGTTGCCAAAACGGTAAGTAGTCACGAAGTGAGTGATGATTTTCAAAATAAAGACCGTCAAGTCACGCAAGAATTGTCAATAAAAGTCCTCAATGCAAAAGGAGCAGAGCCTGGCAATTTAAATTTAAAAAACACGACAACTCTCTCTCAAACAACAGGACAAATTTATCGTGTTGGTCAGCAAGTAATCTTAAAGAAAATATCGGGAAATTATCAAATTGTGACCTTAAAAAGGGATGCACTAATTGTTGGACTACTCGTTTTATTTATTGGTTTTGTCATTAGTTTTGAACGATTTAGGGCTTCAATTTTTCTTTTCTTATCTCTAGTCTTAAACCTTCTTTACTTTGTGATTGTCATCGCCCTTAACGTTGAATTTAATCCACCTGTCATTTTGCTATTTGGGATTCTGTCAGTAATTTTTGCAGCTTCCTCCCTTTTATTTGTCTTGGGACCCACAAAACAGATGCTCTATACTTTTATAACTACCGTATTAACCACTGCTTTAACTTTTTCAGTTGTTTTATTCGTTCTAAAAATGACAGGGAATTCGGGTATTCATTTTGAATATTTGGACTATGTCACCCAAAATCCATCAGAGTTTTTCTTTGTTGGGACAATGATTTCAGTTTTAGGGGCAATCATGGATGGTACAGGTGATATTGTTGCAGGGCTTTTTGGTATGGCTAGACAAAATAAATTGAACAAAATAAATATGGTCAGAAAAGATTACATTAAATCAGGAATTTCAATTGGGCAAGAGCTCATTGGAACTTTGACAAATGTTTTGTTCATGATTTTCATGGCGGAAACTTTGCCGATGACGCTTTTATTATTGAGAAATGGAAATTCTTGGTCTTATATTGCAACGGTTGGTCTTAATCTTGGGTTATTACAAACAATTATTTCGGCCATTGGAATCGTGTTAGCTGTGCCAATTACCGCTGTTTTCACAAGTTTTGCTTTGACTAGAAGTCATCAAGGAAAGGAGAGTTCTTTATGA
- a CDS encoding LTA synthase family protein: MSIFSGDNKLKKLLSAFNTRVGLLSFIVFFVWVKSMIAYFGVFNLRGVGPAELLLMIINPIGFTAICFAVLLFIRRTSLFYLATLVLTIAANFLLYLNILYYREFTDFITIDTMTGGAGMFQHGFDFGSVPVHLMDWVYWIDLVVIIVLLIAKKMKFDQRPVGAKRAFTYLSIGLALFGLNFWFGDFNKHQLILRKAQSDKTYIVRYLGLGPWMLTDGYYTNLANTQRKDASKESLQEIQKYIASNRYLAPNLKMYGIAKNRNVIEIHLESFQQALIDLKIKGTDGKEHVVTPFLNSIYHSNSTYSFSNFFNQVGQGKTSDAENLLETSTFGLPAGSLFAKYGSTQTFQAMPAILNQTDGYSSAVVHGNVGAFYNRLNTYKQMGYQNFFDQSFFDNSASNMSPWGIKDKLLFRDSVPLLEQMQQPFYVKYLTVTNHLTYTMDDEDKDPNFATVDSGNKLVDGYFETAHYLDQAVQQFYDYLKKSGLYDKSIIVLYGDHYGISGSDNKAFAPYVGYNADTFNSYDSTMLQRTPFMVDIPGHTNGHIINTYVGQLDVMPTLEHLLGIDTKKYVQFGQDMFASGRQDFVALRNGGFVTPTITQPSLNGNYYDTQTGLQIEKLNAQQEQYVKETKQKVSDLLKASDKLNNQNLLRFYTPEGFKAVDPKDYNYTVKATEKRLKKENEDLAARSNSLLSQNQGKSTLPDYSVEIPEVEKGQDSPKVKD; this comes from the coding sequence ATGAGTATATTTTCTGGGGATAATAAATTGAAAAAATTACTATCTGCTTTCAACACACGTGTTGGTTTGCTTAGTTTTATTGTATTTTTTGTATGGGTAAAATCGATGATTGCCTACTTTGGAGTTTTTAATCTTCGCGGAGTTGGTCCAGCAGAATTATTGCTGATGATTATTAACCCAATTGGTTTTACAGCTATTTGTTTTGCTGTTTTACTCTTTATTAGAAGAACTTCGCTTTTCTATTTAGCGACACTGGTCTTAACGATAGCTGCAAACTTTTTGCTCTATCTTAATATTCTCTATTATCGAGAATTCACCGATTTCATCACGATTGATACGATGACTGGTGGGGCCGGAATGTTCCAACATGGTTTTGATTTTGGCTCGGTGCCTGTTCATTTGATGGACTGGGTTTATTGGATTGACCTTGTAGTCATTATTGTTTTATTGATTGCTAAAAAAATGAAATTCGACCAACGACCGGTTGGTGCGAAAAGAGCATTTACTTATCTTTCAATCGGCTTGGCTTTGTTTGGTTTGAATTTCTGGTTTGGAGATTTTAATAAACACCAATTGATTTTGCGTAAGGCCCAATCAGATAAAACTTATATTGTTCGATATCTTGGCTTAGGCCCATGGATGTTAACAGACGGTTATTATACGAATTTAGCAAATACGCAACGCAAAGATGCCAGCAAAGAAAGCTTGCAAGAAATTCAAAAATACATTGCTTCAAATCGTTATTTAGCACCGAACTTGAAAATGTATGGAATTGCTAAAAACCGCAATGTTATTGAGATTCACTTGGAATCTTTCCAACAAGCATTGATTGATTTGAAAATTAAAGGAACAGACGGAAAAGAACATGTTGTTACGCCTTTCCTAAATTCAATCTATCATTCAAATTCGACTTACTCATTCAGTAATTTCTTCAATCAGGTTGGACAAGGAAAAACTTCTGATGCCGAAAATCTATTGGAAACATCAACATTTGGTTTACCAGCTGGCTCACTTTTTGCCAAATATGGTTCAACCCAAACTTTCCAAGCAATGCCGGCTATCTTGAATCAAACCGATGGTTATAGTTCAGCTGTGGTTCATGGGAACGTTGGTGCTTTCTATAATCGATTGAATACATACAAACAAATGGGTTATCAAAACTTCTTTGACCAAAGTTTCTTTGATAATTCCGCATCAAATATGAGTCCTTGGGGAATTAAAGATAAATTACTCTTCCGTGATTCTGTACCATTGCTTGAACAAATGCAACAACCTTTCTATGTTAAGTATTTGACAGTTACAAATCACTTAACATATACAATGGATGATGAAGACAAAGATCCGAACTTTGCAACTGTTGATTCAGGGAATAAATTAGTTGACGGTTACTTTGAAACGGCTCATTACTTAGACCAAGCAGTTCAACAATTTTATGATTATTTGAAGAAATCTGGCTTATACGATAAATCAATTATTGTGTTATATGGTGACCACTACGGAATTTCTGGTAGTGATAATAAGGCATTTGCGCCTTATGTTGGCTATAATGCTGATACTTTCAATAGTTACGATAGTACAATGTTACAAAGAACACCATTCATGGTAGATATTCCTGGACATACAAATGGTCATATTATCAATACTTATGTTGGTCAACTTGATGTTATGCCAACGCTTGAGCATTTACTTGGGATTGATACGAAAAAATATGTACAGTTTGGTCAAGATATGTTTGCTTCTGGTCGTCAAGATTTTGTTGCTCTAAGAAATGGTGGATTTGTTACTCCAACCATTACTCAACCAAGTTTGAATGGAAACTATTATGATACTCAAACGGGCTTGCAGATTGAAAAACTTAATGCTCAGCAAGAACAATATGTTAAAGAAACCAAGCAAAAAGTTTCTGATCTCTTAAAAGCATCTGATAAATTAAATAATCAAAATCTCCTCAGGTTCTATACGCCAGAAGGCTTTAAAGCTGTTGACCCTAAAGATTACAACTATACGGTCAAGGCAACCGAGAAGAGACTGAAGAAAGAAAATGAAGATTTAGCAGCTAGATCAAATAGTTTACTTAGTCAAAATCAAGGAAAATCAACTTTACCAGATTATTCGGTTGAAATTCCAGAAGTTGAAAAAGGACAAGATTCACCAAAGGTGAAAGATTAA
- a CDS encoding EbsA family protein yields the protein MKTGYFLPVSLNHRLVLLWGIIILSFERTLFYEFNKEGNWFLTILAIVSYIIFITLIWPHRFFIADDELHFTTFPRVRMKTIELKYITAVKTTKFGFGFSYAGKRYQFFTFGKSKEALATLHDTIEHSDKVSDLKA from the coding sequence ATGAAAACAGGATATTTTCTGCCAGTGTCACTTAATCATCGATTAGTTTTGCTCTGGGGCATCATCATTTTAAGCTTTGAGCGAACACTTTTTTATGAATTTAATAAAGAAGGCAACTGGTTTTTGACTATTTTGGCGATTGTTTCATATATTATCTTTATCACTTTGATTTGGCCACACCGTTTCTTCATTGCTGATGACGAGCTTCACTTTACAACTTTCCCCCGAGTGCGAATGAAAACAATTGAATTGAAATATATCACAGCCGTAAAAACAACTAAATTTGGTTTTGGATTTTCTTATGCTGGCAAACGTTATCAATTCTTCACTTTTGGAAAGTCTAAAGAAGCTTTAGCAACTTTGCATGATACGATAGAACATTCTGATAAAGTCAGTGATTTAAAAGCCTAA